The following coding sequences lie in one Strix aluco isolate bStrAlu1 chromosome 34, bStrAlu1.hap1, whole genome shotgun sequence genomic window:
- the LOC141917136 gene encoding olfactory receptor 14A16-like — protein MSNRSFVTEFLLLAFADTRELQLLHFWLFLGIYLAALLGNGLIITAIACDHHLHTPMYFFLLNLSLLDLGSISTTLPKALANSLWDNRDISYLGCVAQVFFFFFFATAEFSLLTIMAYDRYVAICKPLHYGTLLVSRACVHMAAAAWGTGLLNSLLHTANTFSLPLCQGNVVDQFFCEIPQILKLSCSHSYLREFGLIMVSACIFFGCFVFIVLSYVQIFRAVLRIPSEQGRHKAFSTCLPHLAVVSLFFSTSIFAYLKPPSISSPSLDLVVSFLYSVVPPAVNPLIYSMRNQDLKDALRKLITSVFISTCKFSQFYPCDSLCHCTQGKQGDRHRAEGPPSLCQWQQEARETLRLLQCSLQVLLFVMSPSPVILD, from the exons ATGTCCAACAGGAGCTTTGTGACAGAATTTCTTctcctggcattcgcagacacacgggagctgcagctcttgcacttctggctcttcctgggcatctacctggctgccctcctgggcaacggcctcatcatcaccgccatcgcctgtgaccaccacctgcacacccccatgtacttcttcctcctcaacctctccctcctcgacctgggctccatctccaccactctccccaaagccttggccaattccctctgggacaacagggacatctcctactTGGGTTGTGTtgcccaggtcttttttttctttttctttgctacagcagagttttctctcctcaccatcatggcctacgaccgctacgttgccatctgcaaacccctgcactacgggacaCTCCTGgtcagcagagcttgtgtccacatggcagcagctgcctggggcactgggttgctcaattctctcctgcacacagccaacacattttcactaccactctgccaaggcaatgtTGTGGatcagttcttctgtgaaatcccccagatcctcaagctctcctgctcacactcctacctcagggaattTGGGCTTATCATGGTTAGTGCCTGTAtattttttggatgttttgttttcattgtgttgtcctatgtgcagatcttcagggctgtgctgaggatcccctctgagcagggacggcacaaagccttttccacgtgcctccctcacctggctgtggtctcccttTTTTTCAGCACGTCCATATTTGCCTACCTTAAACCACCCTCCATCTCTTCTCCATCCCTGGAtctggtggtgtcatttctgtactcggtggtgcctccagcagtgaaccccctcatctacagcatgagaaACCAGGACctcaaggatgccctgaggaaaTTAATAACTAG tgtctttatctcaacctgcaAGTTTTCTCAGTTCTACCCTTGTGATTCTCTCTGCCATTGCAcccagggga AGCAGGGTGATCGCCACAGGGCTGAGGGGCCTCCCAGCCTCTgtcagtggcagcaggaggccagAGAGACACTACGACTCCTGCAAT GCTCATTGCAAGTGCTCCTGTTTGTTATGTCACCCTCGCCTGTGATTCTGGACTGA